A stretch of alpha proteobacterium HIMB59 DNA encodes these proteins:
- a CDS encoding Polyprenyl synthetase (PFAM: Polyprenyl synthetase), translating into MSEVSFNKTIQLIHKEIQGKLNNTNSIINNYIASDIPIIPKLGQYFFKKRGKQLRPVMCLLSSKMINKNYTKLKTDTYMSAALEFIHAATLLHDDVIDKGTIRRGQKSINEIWNNKFSVLLGDFMFSKSFQLMTQGKSLKAMEHLSEVSSKISEGEFLQLSNENNVNLKSSDYIKIISLKTAELFGAAMKVPAILTGKKNEEIVNLYKLGINFGIIFQIIDDTLDYFGDKKTGKEIGKDFMEGKVTLPIILLLEKLSKLDYIIIKKLFTKNKRNQKDLNLILSQLKKNEIKRDCLNYAKKYQIKSEIILNKYNNKQSGLFKDLLVSSIQRKN; encoded by the coding sequence ATGTCTGAAGTTTCATTTAACAAAACTATACAACTAATACATAAAGAAATTCAAGGTAAGTTAAATAACACAAATAGTATCATTAATAACTACATAGCTAGTGACATTCCTATCATACCTAAGTTGGGGCAATATTTTTTTAAAAAAAGAGGAAAACAACTAAGGCCTGTAATGTGTCTGTTATCGAGCAAAATGATAAACAAAAACTATACCAAATTAAAAACAGATACTTATATGTCAGCTGCTTTAGAATTTATACATGCAGCAACCTTATTGCATGATGATGTTATTGATAAAGGCACTATAAGAAGAGGTCAAAAAAGTATTAATGAGATTTGGAATAATAAGTTTAGTGTTTTACTAGGGGATTTTATGTTCTCCAAATCATTTCAACTAATGACTCAGGGAAAATCTTTAAAAGCTATGGAACATTTATCTGAAGTTAGTAGTAAGATTTCAGAGGGAGAATTTTTACAATTATCAAATGAAAACAATGTTAACTTAAAGTCCAGTGATTATATAAAAATTATCTCATTAAAAACAGCTGAACTTTTTGGTGCAGCGATGAAAGTTCCAGCAATCCTTACAGGAAAAAAGAATGAAGAAATTGTTAATCTTTATAAATTAGGAATAAATTTTGGAATTATTTTTCAGATAATAGATGATACTTTGGATTATTTTGGAGATAAAAAAACTGGAAAAGAAATTGGTAAAGATTTTATGGAAGGAAAAGTTACTCTTCCTATCATTCTATTATTAGAGAAATTATCAAAACTAGACTACATAATAATTAAAAAATTGTTTACAAAAAATAAAAGAAATCAAAAAGATTTAAATTTAATTTTAAGTCAATTGAAAAAAAATGAAATCAAAAGAGATTGTTTAAACTATGCAAAAAAATACCAAATAAAATCTGAAATTATCTTAAATAAATATAACAATAAACAATCAGGACTTTTTAAAGACTTATTAGTTAGCTCTATTCAAAGAAAAAATTAA
- a CDS encoding methyltransferase family protein (PFAM: Methyltransferase small domain): MNLYTKDHLLENKIVYFQPRQGYRSGIEPIILAAQANYNDKSILDLGSGCGPISLILAHRFPNAEIVGLENNTVHFELSQKSKKENKFNNVEFKYEDVCLLNQKYMNYFDLVLSNPPFFFENQIIKSKNDSINNAKYISKEKCEIWFKNLINYTNEKGRALIINRFENVDFMLGIFSHYNLIVEITPILSFKDTKPKNVLISLKKNENYVEKTKNEIIIHSNSSKYSKQVEDWFK, from the coding sequence ATGAATTTATACACTAAAGATCATTTACTGGAGAATAAAATCGTTTATTTCCAGCCTCGACAAGGGTATCGAAGTGGTATAGAGCCCATAATTTTAGCCGCTCAAGCTAATTATAATGATAAATCTATATTAGATTTAGGATCAGGATGTGGGCCAATATCGTTAATACTAGCTCATAGATTTCCAAACGCTGAAATCGTTGGTCTTGAAAACAATACTGTCCATTTTGAGCTGTCTCAAAAAAGTAAAAAGGAAAATAAATTTAATAATGTTGAATTTAAGTATGAAGATGTTTGTCTTTTAAATCAAAAATACATGAACTATTTTGATTTGGTCCTTTCTAACCCTCCCTTTTTTTTTGAAAATCAAATAATTAAATCTAAAAATGACTCAATTAACAATGCAAAGTATATTTCAAAAGAAAAATGTGAAATATGGTTTAAAAATTTAATTAATTATACTAATGAAAAAGGAAGAGCTTTGATAATTAATCGTTTTGAGAATGTTGATTTTATGCTTGGAATTTTTAGTCATTATAATCTAATAGTTGAAATTACACCTATTTTATCGTTTAAAGACACTAAACCGAAAAATGTCCTAATATCATTAAAGAAAAATGAGAATTATGTAGAAAAAACTAAAAATGAAATTATTATTCACTCAAATTCATCAAAGTATTCAAAGCAAGTAGAAGATTGGTTTAAATAA
- a CDS encoding Peptidase family S49 (PFAM: Peptidase family S49~TIGRFAM: signal peptide peptidase SppA, 36K type): MFSNSKNVISIDLKGMIASGGRAPLNMDNLHGLFGKINKMKFDALSLVINSPGGSPVQSSLIGQKIREITEKKNIKCYCFVEDVAASGGYWLACSADEIYADVNSIIGSIGVISGGFGFTELIKKIGVERRVFTAGENKSFLDPFLKVNKKDEIKLKDLQKKIHQNFINWVSSRRGKKIKEKDFKQIFSGTFWLSEEAKSLGLIDGISSESSFFKKKFGEKVKIKKIKQPKSLKQKLGLGIFSSSSDELIAKAKEELMFNKYGL, translated from the coding sequence ATGTTTTCAAATTCTAAAAACGTAATATCGATTGATTTAAAAGGTATGATTGCTTCTGGGGGTAGGGCGCCTTTAAATATGGATAATCTCCATGGATTATTTGGAAAAATTAATAAAATGAAATTTGATGCCCTCTCTTTAGTAATCAATTCACCTGGAGGATCTCCTGTTCAATCCTCTCTAATTGGACAAAAAATTAGAGAGATCACTGAAAAGAAAAATATTAAATGTTATTGTTTTGTAGAAGACGTTGCGGCTTCAGGCGGATATTGGCTAGCATGTTCTGCAGATGAAATTTATGCTGATGTTAATTCGATTATAGGATCAATTGGTGTCATATCTGGCGGTTTTGGTTTTACTGAACTTATCAAAAAAATCGGAGTGGAAAGAAGGGTATTTACAGCAGGAGAAAACAAAAGTTTTTTAGATCCTTTTCTTAAAGTTAATAAAAAAGATGAGATAAAACTTAAAGATTTACAGAAAAAAATTCATCAAAATTTTATAAATTGGGTTAGTTCTCGACGAGGTAAAAAAATTAAAGAAAAAGATTTTAAACAGATTTTTTCAGGAACTTTTTGGTTATCAGAAGAGGCTAAATCGCTAGGTCTGATAGATGGTATTTCTTCAGAAAGTTCTTTTTTTAAAAAAAAATTTGGTGAAAAGGTAAAAATCAAAAAAATCAAACAACCCAAATCACTTAAGCAGAAACTTGGATTAGGGATCTTTTCTTCTTCATCAGATGAGTTAATAGCTAAAGCCAAAGAAGAGTTAATGTTTAATAAATATGGACTTTAG